The genomic window attactGGTGCCTTAATTCATTGACTTGCATTGCCTTCGGTTAGGAGGCTTTTATTGTTCAAGGTGGTGTTAGTTTCTTCTTCCCTTAAGTTAGCTCTAACTAATCAAAAGCTCAACAAGTCATATAGGCAATTTTTCTTCTACaattctaaattatttattGTACTTATATTAGTTTTTATGTTCATTATAAATAgtgtttttcttcctttttaaGTAGTATAGATTCATCCACTTTAAGTGTGAAGAAATAAAGAAGTTACTAATTGAACTACACTCACGGACTTTTAAATAGGTCTTTTAACTCTCACAATATGCAAGTCGTTGgcttttgtttaaaaaaatatatttccatTTAACTCCGGTAAAAAACTTAAACGACGTTCAATTGTGTCGTGTATCTTTTATTTATGATTGTTTCTACTCACCAAATGACATCGTTGTTGTTTGCCCCTCACGCCCCATTTGTCTCTTTCTCTTATCCTACATAAAAATCGTATGAATCCAAAATCTACTCTGAGAAGGAGTTCAATGCAGGATGTCTAAGGTTCAATCAATATTTAGTACTAACATTTTCTTCTCCCCTAACAAACTAATTACTGacatttgtttataattattttcctaaattcaaaatcaaaagaaagttaacatttaatgatagtAAAACATATCAAATAGACAAATACACAAACTAACAACAACAAGGAAGCATCAACATTAtatagatttatatttttttgggttatgttaacttgtgcccttagggcacatgttaagctacctaaaaatagaaatatagcatttaatgatacaaagaatttaatgattagataattgaatacaccacaattTCAATAAATGTTTTCCACATTTagcttcttaacatgtgcccttaagggcacaagttaacattctcctattttttttttgacgaaaatagATTTATATTATTTGTCTTTTATATATTTGGATACAAACGTTCACACTCATTCTTATTTGGTATTTCAAATATCGATACCAATTGTCTTTTTGTCAACTAGTCcaatgattataattttatttttaaggtgaataaatagAGTGTTCGAAGTTCAAACTATAACTCTGCATATAAATACGATGTCCCTACTAACCGAATTAAGTTCACGGAAACTATTTAATTCCCATCTAAGCTATATGGTCTATGAGATTAACAAATGATTatcataaaaatgaaaatgtactctattttgcatataaattttgtaaaaaaaaaataaaaaaatctaatataaatatttctttAAAAGCCACGTGATATAAAAATAGTAGCAATAACGGTCAGGAAATTAAAATATGCCAAACTGGAAATTCATTTCCAAAGTCGTGCCCCTGCCGGCTTAGTTGGATACTTGTCTACAGTTGTCCAACAACAATAATGTCATTGtcatatatattcaaataaaataacttgTTTCTTAGAAATAAATAtcgggcctaactcatccttacaaaaccgacttgtaaggtgaggattgcctctagtatataaacacttagtcaggccatctctcaaccgatgtgggactcttaaacacttagtcagaccacctctcaaccgatgtgggactcttgtTAGAATGTAAACTCAAAAGCTCTTCTTTTCTTTAGCCTCCTCATGTCATTTTCCAAAACCATGTCTAAATATTCCacttactactactactactactaccaaGTCTCACATACATCATTCTAATTTTGCAATGTTAATTGATGATTGTGCTTATTTCTCACTTGAAATGGGAATGTTAAGCCTCATTCAAGGACtattacaatattattttaatgaaaatcAATACCTTGAGATGAGTCctctaatttataataatactttGTTTGTTGGCTTTGTTTTGTTTGACGCACAAGTGAAACAAGTCTTTCAGATCACAAACTTGTTTTTATCATTGGATCAATAAGTCTCGTCATTGGATTAATATGTCACATTACTTCTCATTTGATCCCACGATGGAAATTATTGATCTAATGGTGAAAATAAACTTGTGCATGATGAAACACTTGTCTCACTTGTACACCATAGACTTGGACTCGTTTGTTCCCAATTAATTGTTGGCAATTATGAATGGGATCTTTTTCTCTAGGTGAATCCAATTCCATTTTGGCATTTACCTTATATTGTTGTGTATAAATACATTATTAATGTTCCTACTTTTTTCatatcattaaaacattgaaacaAAACAAGAGTGCTCTCAATTCTCATAGGtttcaaatcaaaatattttatttataaaaaaaaaaatggaacctGCCCAACTGATTTTTGAAGAATGGGATTCTCTTAGTGGACAGTACACAGCTGAGGAAGCTGATTTCATGACTCAGTTCCTTTGTGATAATACAAATACCAATTTTGACATGCCATCATCATATTTTCCTTCAAATGTTTCAAATGCTAACTTTATGTGTTTTTCCCAAGGGAGTAGCACTAGCACTGATAAAACTGCTAATATCTTTTCTACCAACACATGTGATTTGGCAACAAGCATTGATTCATTGTCTATGTTTTTTTCCTTGGAAGATGCCAAATTTAGTCCACAATATTTAGATGATAGTTTAAGCAAACAGGTAAATTATGAATGCATTGATAAAGGGTCAGTTTTAGAGCTGGTTCATGCTAAGAACAATTTGCAGGCTAAGATGGAGCATGATCATGAAATGATGATGGTTTCTGAACCTCCTTCAGAAGAGGATAGTAGCCAAAACATAGAGAACTCTGCAAAAAGATTTAGGAGCTCAATAGAGGTACAATAATAATACCAAATTAAAAGTCTCCTGCTTGTTAGCTAGCGCCTATGAAGTacggacactcctcagattagccGTGTCCCATGTCGACACAACACCGACACGACACTAACACTTATGATTATACTTGATatatcattttcttaaattattatcagtgtcgatGTGTCAGTATCCATGTCATGTCCAGTGTGCGTGTTTGTGTCCGTACTTACTTCATAGCCATAGCCTAGCGCTGATGGTTTTAAATAGCAGTTGCAGTTATACTTCAGATTATTTATGTTGTTTATTTGTGTGAGATAGTGATCATGATTTTATTGTGCAGGTCTCAGAAAACATGAGGAATGTTAGAAAGTGTCCAAAATCTGCTTATACGAACAACAATGAAAATGGCATACAGTGGCACGGGTTCAGCAACTGTTTTTCTAAGGTTGACTCAAATGCTTATGTGGAGCTAAATGGAAGAACATCTCCAAGTCTAAGCCCAAAAAAACCTGAAGCAcctaatttatgtaaaaaatcaAGAGCAACAAATGGTCCTGCCACTGATGCACAAAGCATTTATGCTAGAGTATGTCCCGGTATTGGCTTTGTTttgataaacaatttaattaagtGTTTATAGCATAAaaacttatcatataagtgcttatctataagttatttctacattaaaaaaaattgttaaattttttacatATAAACTATAACATGTTTCGATAAGTTATATCAGAGAGTTTATGAAACTAAGTCATGAGACATGAGtagttttcataagctcttctAAACAGTCTCGCGAATATTTATGTCAATAGtaaagttcaaataagtcaattcaaatagGCCTAACAATCTTGTCTTTCCTCTTTTGTTGTGCAGAggagaagagaaagaataaATGAAAGGTTGAGAATCTTACAAACCCTTGTCCCAAATGGAACCAAGGTAGcttttttaatagcaattgaacaATTACTCAATAATTGATCAAGGTGGTCAAATTCTGAAGCTTTGTTTGTGAAATGTAGGTTGATATTAGCACAATGCTTGAGGAAGCTGTCCAATATGTGAAGTTTTTGCAACTTCAAATTAAGGTAACAATTTCAGAACCTTTCTTATTCTCTAATCTATCCACATATAATATTAAGTTTTCAATTTCTTATATGCAAAAGATAaagtttaattcatttttttcttatttgaatGAAACAGGTTCTGAGCTCTGAAGATATGTGGATGTATGCTCCAATTGCTTATAATGGAATTAACATTGGATTAGATCTCAGCTTTAATTAAAAGAAGATAATTATGTGATCATGATAGCATAGCAATTAAAGAGGATGTAATGTAACATTTCATAGCATAGACTCTTGTTTTATGATATTTAGTTTAAGAGTCGTGCTGCTAACATGTGTCATAAAGACATTAGTGTAAAGTTATTAGAGACTTGCCGATTAATCAAGTCTCATGGTCCGGTGGTTGTAAGGTCAATCCTAGAACACTCTAGGATCTACAAAGCGTTCAAATTCGATTTTTGATGGTGTCGGTCATGGGTTGAGACAATGATTGGTCTTTGTTTGAAAGCTTAATCAAACAAGcctcattttaattttgagcAGCCAAGAAGAGTTAATTCTAATACTTGAGTCCTTCATCTGCAATTTACATATCATTGACTAATCTTATGGAATTTAATATCATTGCTATATATCCGATCGAGAAGCATATAGTAATAGTACAAACCTCGATCGATACGTACTGTCGACTGTTGACCACTAGAGTAGGCAATCTCTACTTTTTTGCTAAACGTTATTCATTACATGATATATAGGTTGGTCAATGAAGGCTCACACTCCTCCATTTTCTCCATATCCTCAACTCGAGTTCTTAATAATGCATTACATTTACATTACTGATACAAAATTGTTAAGTGTATGTTATGAATTGAAATACAGGAACATATATCTATTCGCTTAGTAAGAAAAAACCTCATATCTTATGGTATTTTTCTTAGTGCCATGAATGAACCTCCTTCCAAATTCAAGATATATAGTAACATCCCACTTTGTTGGTGAACTATAAACCATTCATACTTGAAACGTGAAATATACAAAGGCAAAGTTTCCTTAAATTCTTGTGAAATATGAATTAACTTTTTTATCAACTGAATGAGCCTACACGTCaactaattttgttttatgataatACTTATGAAACGtgataaatattaaattctCCGCCTAAAGTACTATACCAGCAttgtaaatttatatatataaaaaatcattcaaaatctATGAAactaatttaatattataatttaaaaaattattacaaacATACTGTAATTCTCacattgaaatattatataaataattgcaTTGGAAATATATAAGTTACTCAACTAGAGAATAATCTAtctcatattttatatgtctaaaataccaatcaGCCGGGAAGGTACGTATTCCAAGAGGAACTGGAATCGTAATGTACTTCTGTAATTTTCTATGTAATTCACTATCATCCCCTGAATACACACGACATTCTGGATAGAAAGAAGCCATGACATACACGGAGTTGCTCTCGTATCCCCACCTGCTCGGGTTGCTCGATGCATAACAGTGTCCATTCACAGTATAAAACAATGCAATGTCGCCCAAAGTTTTCAGTTCAACATAATCCATGGTTGAAAAGTCTATCTTGTACACTTTAAGTACTAAATCGCCGCATATTTCAACCAATAATAGTTGCTCATCACAATTGACCAACTTAAGCTCTAAGCGCCATCTTAACCTCGGAGTACTCTTcagttttataaatttaatatttgcaGAGTTCAGGCTGAGAACCCCTATGTTGACCTTGTTTGTGAcaacatatattatattatgcAAAACCACAAAGTCAGTAACTTGCTCTCCATTTTTCATCGTTGAATAACTAACCCAACCACAATTTCGAGATTGATAGACATACAAACGGCGTTTGCATAAAACCACTAAGACAAATTCCTCAGAGCATTTGTCAAAAGCAAGCAAGGCATGCTTATCGCTCGCGAAATGTATATCACAATATTCAAAGGTACAAATATTGGTTACCTTGTTTATTCTTGTGAATGGATCGATTAGCGAAAATGAATTATTGGAGCTCGCCATGATAAAATATCCACTAGAAGACGTAACAAACACAGAGTGGAAGAGGAAGTTGGCCATGGTTGAGCAATAAACTTTTTGGGCTGGTATGGTAACAAAGCAAAATGATCCCTTATTATGAAACGAAAGTTGAACAAGTAGTGGTTGTTGGGATGCCAAAAAATTTGTCCagtaaattttatgaaaagCTCTCCAATTCTTGCAGACGGCAGCAAATTGAAAGTGGTTGTCAAAATCTAGTGTTTTGGAAATGATATTAAGCACATAGTTCACAGTTCCCTTTGTATCACAACAATGACAATGTTAGGTGATTTATAAACTTGATGAAATTAGGAGTCCATTACACTCAATCCAATCCAACAAAGAATGAATATTGAGCGAGCAATTTAAATATGTCTGAgtgcaataaataaataaataaatgagtaaTGATAAAGTACTAACTAAGTTACTAACCATTGGTCTCATCAAGTTGAAGTGGAAGTGTGATTTGATGATGTTCCTTTGGTATGCTATTGCTGCCTTTAAGCACCTTCTTCTTCACTCTTGCTCGTGTCGATCCATTATCAACTCTACCAGACACCTTGTTTCGGGAAATCTTCATCTTCAGTTTAACAACTAATTCCAAAAAACTATTTCtagcaaaatccaacaaaaatcaaaaatcaaaaaatcaaatttcagaTTTTGGCTTGTCCAGACAAACCCAACAACTAATTCCAattcaaaaacaataaattaaattattcgAGAGTCAAAGAGGAGGATCGTACCATTGATTTGCACAGATCGCCACAGGATTAAGATTATCAATCTAATTCTCAAAATACAGTGCTTTAGTTGTGTTCTACTTCTACGACCAAAATTGTTTTGTGATACGtgttacttatatatatatagtgttaACTGTTAAGGAacgattatttgattttattaaaaaaaaaaatccactgAAAAGATATTAGTACTTTAATgctttaagtaaaaaaaagatattatttatcaaatattttgtttacttctttgtaaaaaaaaaaaaaatgtttacttTTATATAAGTGTGGTCCATGTCATGTCCGTACTTCATAACCTAGCGCtgatggttttaaattgcaattGCAGTTATCTTCAAaatatttatgttgtttttttgtgTGAGATAGTGATCATGATTTTGTTATGTAGGTCTCAGAAAACATGAGGAATGTTAGAAAGTTCCAAAATCTGCTTATATGAACAACAATGAAAATGGCATACAGTGGCATGGGTTCAGCAACTGTTTTTCTAAGGTTGACTCAAATGCTTATGTGGAGCTAAATGGAAGAACATCTCCAAgtctaaacccaaaaaaacctGAAGCAcctaatttatgtaaaaaatcaAGAGCAACAAATGGTCCTGCCACTGATGCACAAAGCATTTATGCTAGAGTATGTCCCTGCATTGGCTTTGTTttgataaacaatttaattaagtGTTTATAGCATAAaaacttatcatataagtgcttatctataagttatttctacattaaaaaaaattgttaaattttttacatATAAACTATAACATGTTTCGATAAGTTATATCAGAGAGTTTATGAAACTAAGTCATGAGACATGAGtagttttcataagttcttctAAACAGTCTCGCGAATATTTATGTCAATAGtaaagttcaaataagtcaattcaaatagGTCTAACAATCTTGTCTTTCCTCTTTTGTTGTGCAGAggagaagagaaagaataaATGAAAGGTTGAGAATCTTACAAACCCTTGTCCCAAATGGAACCAAGGTAGcttttttaatagcaattgaactaTTACTCAATAATTGATCAAGGTGGTCAAATTCTGAAGCTTTGTTTGTGAAATGTTAGGTTGATATTAGCACAATGCTTGAGGAAGCTGTCCAACTAATCAAGTCTCATGGTCCTGTGGTTGTAAGGTCAATCCTAGAACACTCTAGGATCTACAAAGCGTTAAAGTTCGATTTTCGATGGTGTCAGTCATGCGTTGCGACAATGATTGGTCTTTGTTTGAAAGCTTAATCAAACAAGcctcattttaattttgagcAGCCAAGAAGTTAATTCTAATACTTGAGTACTTCATCTACAATTAACATATCattgatttaaataaaattCTTTCCAATGCAACCAtctcaagtttaatttttgctACAAATTGGACATGaaaattaataagaaaaattatataatttatattataaggGTTTAAGAACAATCTTGGagcattttgtaaaaaaaaaacgggAACAATCTTGAAACAAATGGCATGGTGAAACTAAATACAATTTCTTctttactcaattttttttcattatttatttatttcattgttTATAATGGGGTATAGTTGATTGTGATATACAAAGGATCAcccttaacaattttttaaacatGATAAAATTGAGTTTCTCCGTTAAAGGCAAAAAATTTAAGTCGAATAATCTTTTTGGGTTTAAACCTAATACCACACAGTTGTGtgtttgagtttgaattttagATGGTTTGTCATCACTTCGGCTACGgactcaaaaataaataaaaaatatatttgttctaACAATCACAATCGCAAAAATTAATccttcaaaataattaaaagtcaTTGAAAGAGTTGATCTCTACTAACAACATATGCACTgattagaaattaaaatttgaatcacATTGGTAAGAGATTCAAATATATCTGTTCACCACTATATAGTTTAAACTCTGAACAACGttgcatttttcttttcacattGTCACATATCTTTCTCACCCAAAATACatatcaatattattaattatctttgacaaaatgatttttgagttttgtcctcttttatataatttttattcttttttatatcgattaaatatattattttttataatttttttcttaatagaATTAAAAGTTTACCCATAAAGGATAAATGAACTCACCCTAATGTATTTTAGATGCTCCGTGAACAAATGTAGAGGCCAAAATCTTAGGTGAAGATGACGGCAATGTAGGGCAGTAGGGGGGTGTAACCGTGCACACAGTAATACATCTAAGTCAATATAAacttttgtccaaaaaaaaaagtcagtaTAAACTTAAGATAAATGAGATATATTTTGTTAGGTCGTAAGGTGAGGTTAATATATGTCATATTAGGTTGATGAACGGGGTATTGAATCTGGTCTAGGCCAAGAGTTTAGTCGGGAACAATGCATGTTTGGTTTTGGTTAAAAAGAAGTGAGGTGAAGTGCATGATTTTAGTGGAGGGGAGAGGAAGAAAGAGAATGTAAGGGAGGAGATTAtaaaatcttttatatatatatttttttgtcttagatgaagtgataatccactaaaattaaactaaattcatttttaatataGGAAAAATGGAATGAGAAGAATTTTAATATAGGAAAAATGTAAATTTCGTTTTCGACagttgtaaaaatatttatacttAGGCTATGTATGAAATAAGTACTTTTCTCTCCTCTAATCTCTAAGTAATTCGTGTAaagtcttcaaaaaaaataagtaattcGTGTAAAGGCTTGTAACGCTGAaccttttaatatattttagtgTTAGAAAGATCTTACAGAAAGGAATAATATTCTGTATAGTATACACGtaaacaaattcataaaaacaaaaaaatcttataagtaataaataattaagttaattaGAGTCAGAAAGAATATTTTGTCGATTGAGAGCATATATCCCAATTCCAccaacataaaatataaatatattgttttttcttttgtcaaaaaatataaataggaaaatgctaaagagTGCCCtcgggcactgtttaaggaaacaaatatagtaatatgacattgaactttgtgcagtcaacgcttggaaagtctaaaaagtattattttcaatttaaaaatttctttttttggttttcttaacCAGTGTCCCGgaggcaccggttagcataacccATATAAATATATTGTTATAAGTCAGAATTAATGttcatatataaattattaattaattttgccTGATTTTTCCAGCCTACTAATGCATATCTGGACTATTGCCATgcttaccataaaaaaaaaaattagaccaGTGATGAACTTGTATCATAACCATCCACGTAATGGTTTCAAAATCTAGATCTGAAAAAAGAGTTGAAATCATGAAGAGAATGTATGCATGTAGTAGGTTTTTTTTAATAGCCTTCTCGTTTCTATGGGAGGGGCTTCGATCATTCAGATTTTGGCCGTGAGTTAAGTAAAATTTggcaaaaaaatattgaatcaaATACAGATTCTCTTGAACCATTCGTTTTAGGAGAAATTCAAATATCTTAGtcgtagtttttgttttttattacaaaGAGGGCTTAAAGCCGAAGTCGTAGGTTTTTAATACATGAAGCACACGTACTAACAAGTTGACAacgataataattttaaaaaataatgtaaattaaTGTGTCAATGTCACATTTTAACGTGGTCAGACATGAATGACATAATTTAATGTAACTATATTTATCAATGTCGCATTTTATTAATATCAGACATCGACAATTGTCTGATACCGTAACACGCTTAATCGAAGGAGTGGTGGTGTTTCATTGTTTTTAAGAGACAAGAACACAGTAAGATGATAATGTTGTCTGGTGTCTGTCTGTCTAGTTTTCATTTCAACCTTGTAAACGAGTTTTAGAATTTCAACTCAGACTCTTCACCACGATCTCAACAAAGCCGTCCTGTTCCATGCGTCATATTCATTTTATCTATCTAACAACACTTTGcatatatcatatcattttttatGTGCAACCCCACGTTGGTCTACCAATTGACAGGTGTAATTCTCATTCTCAAATATTATCTCATCCGTGTGGGAGCAAATTTCAGATCTTGCAAATGTGTGTGCATAGGGTTTTAACATATTTGTTTGAGACtaataattatgttttttacAACCATGTTCATATGTTGATGTTAATTTGGGTGTTGTGCAAAATGTGATTCCTAGGAAAAGTCTTAAAAAGATGTTTTTTGAGTTCGTCATTGGATCAGATATCgaaacttcaaaaaaaatattatacctTTAATTTTGACTTTGAACAATTTGCAAATACTAAGAGACATCTTAGACAATAAGTTTGATACCGGTGATTCGTGAAGATATTGTTGGGCGAAACCATGATATGAGGTCTCTGGCTCTCCCTTTGCAAATACTTATGATGAATGGACACATCCTTTTAAGCAAAAATTAGCTAATTCGGCCGAGTTTGAAGTAGTACTCGATAATCATGAACAAGTtcgtcaaaaaagaaaaatcatgaaCAGATTGAACTTAAACAAAATATGCCTAATGTAGGTAATGTAAATGTCACAAACCAAACTCTTCGATGCTAAAAATTCAAATCCCGTGACATGGAATTACTTGCCAAGTTTTTGAAAAATACGGATCAGGTCGATTTAGATAATGACATTTTCTCAGCTGACGATAATCTAGGTGGACAAATAATATCAAACGAAGAAAGTAAATTATAAGCGGTCCATCATGGACTTGTGCTTATTAAATACTCTTATAAAAAGTAGTATAGGACTTGGTCATATGCTAATTATTGGCAATTATGAATTgggatttttttataagaatgaaGTCAATATGTAGTGGTAcattatttctacttttttgTTAGCTATAAATAGTGTATTGACAAGTGAAGCTTTTTCAACAATCACAATTGACAAAGAATACAAACCAAACTAAGTTCTTCAAAAAATGGATCCTTCTGAACAAAGTTGTGAAGAATGGAGTTCTCTTAGTGGATTTTACACAGCTGAAGAAGCTGATTTTATGGGCCAGTTACTTAATAACAGCCAAATTCCTCAGCATCATTATggaaatttcaattttgaaacTCCATCTACATTATGGCCTATACATGACTCCACAATAGTGAGCATGAATAACAGTTCACATTTTCCTCAAAATTatgataataatagtagtaacactgattttttgagttttttacAAGAAAGTAACTTCATTTCTGCTACTAGCAATATATCTCCTAATACTATAAATGGTGGTAACATATGTTTGAATGATCAAGGAGCTAACATTGGCTACATATCCATGGAGAATGTCAATTTTAGCACTTATAGTATTCAAGGGAATGATAGCCAACAGATAACTGAAAACACTGATGAAGAGTTTGGTCAAGAGGTTTCGGAATCAACGAAAGAGGGTATTAGCAACAACCTGGAAAAGTCAGGAAAAAGATCTAGGAGTTCTATAAAGGTATGATAACAcaaatcttattttatttttttaattattcgcTCTGAGagtcttaaatataagaaaaaaaaggtacatgcattttagtattttgtttaaatttggaTCAAATACGTGTatcttttttcttatatttaagacaGAAATGAGTAAATCATCACTTTCTGCTTTTGTCTAGTTCGCGTCATGATTTGATAATTTTGATTGAATGATTCAATAGGTacaaaagaataagaaaaatgttaaatctAGGAAGAAACCAAAATCTGAGTTCATAAGCAACACCGAAGAGGACGAAAGTACTGATCTTCAGGAACAGAATTTGAGTTCAGAAGATGATGACTTCAATGCTTCACAAAAGGTTAAGGCAGGAGGGTCTTCAATCTTGAACCAAAATGATTCAGCAGCTCTGAAGTTAAAGGGAAAAACAAGATGTGATAAAAGTTCTGCCACTGATCCACAAGGTGTCTATGCAAAAGTAAGTGCAATTCCTCAAAATATCATTGCTAATAACATTATGATCTTGAAATGTTGTCCAAACCAAAGTGCTGTGAGATCTAAAGAGATTTTCATTTTGTATAATGcagaaaagaagagaaagaataaaTGAAAGGTTGAAAATCTTACAAAGCCTAGTCCCTAATGGAACCAAGGTAGAGAGCTTTCTCAATGACATT from Trifolium pratense cultivar HEN17-A07 linkage group LG1, ARS_RC_1.1, whole genome shotgun sequence includes these protein-coding regions:
- the LOC123881860 gene encoding transcription factor bHLH84-like — translated: MEPAQLIFEEWDSLSGQYTAEEADFMTQFLCDNTNTNFDMPSSYFPSNVSNANFMCFSQGSSTSTDKTANIFSTNTCDLATSIDSLSMFFSLEDAKFSPQYLDDSLSKQVNYECIDKGSVLELVHAKNNLQAKMEHDHEMMMVSEPPSEEDSSQNIENSAKRFRSSIEVSENMRNVRKCPKSAYTNNNENGIQWHGFSNCFSKVDSNAYVELNGRTSPSLSPKKPEAPNLCKKSRATNGPATDAQSIYARRRRERINERLRILQTLVPNGTKVDISTMLEEAVQYVKFLQLQIKVLSSEDMWMYAPIAYNGINIGLDLSFN
- the LOC123881870 gene encoding uncharacterized protein LOC123881870 — encoded protein: MRPMGTVNYVLNIISKTLDFDNHFQFAAVCKNWRAFHKIYWTNFLASQQPLLVQLSFHNKGSFCFVTIPAQKVYCSTMANFLFHSVFVTSSSGYFIMASSNNSFSLIDPFTRINKVTNICTFEYCDIHFASDKHALLAFDKCSEEFVLVVLCKRRLYVYQSRNCGWVSYSTMKNGEQVTDFVVLHNIIYVVTNKVNIGVLSLNSANIKFIKLKSTPRLRWRLELKLVNCDEQLLLVEICGDLVLKVYKIDFSTMDYVELKTLGDIALFYTVNGHCYASSNPSRWGYESNSVYVMASFYPECRVYSGDDSELHRKLQKYITIPVPLGIRTFPADWYFRHIKYEIDYSLVE
- the LOC123881885 gene encoding transcription factor bHLH84-like produces the protein MDPSEQSCEEWSSLSGFYTAEEADFMGQLLNNSQIPQHHYGNFNFETPSTLWPIHDSTIVSMNNSSHFPQNYDNNSSNTDFLSFLQESNFISATSNISPNTINGGNICLNDQGANIGYISMENVNFSTYSIQGNDSQQITENTDEEFGQEVSESTKEGISNNLEKSGKRSRSSIKVQKNKKNVKSRKKPKSEFISNTEEDESTDLQEQNLSSEDDDFNASQKVKAGGSSILNQNDSAALKLKGKTRCDKSSATDPQGVYAKKRRERINERLKILQSLVPNGTKVDISTMLEEAVQYVKFLQVQIKLLSSDDHWMYAPIAYNGMNIGLNLDINFPNQTTIENIRK